DNA sequence from the Poecilia reticulata strain Guanapo linkage group LG19, Guppy_female_1.0+MT, whole genome shotgun sequence genome:
TGCtatcaaaatgtacttttaatctgacaaacaatGTTCATTGGAAAACagattctattttttaaaaatatacagtaagtgtgttttctgctgctaaATAGAGATTATCTTGTAAGCCATTTTACTGTTGGACCTAAAATACAGCAGCTGCTTTTATCAAagaactatttttgtttttctctcttatgTGATACAGTCATTAAAAAGgaaatcagaaatgttcagaaacaaaattctCAAGTCAGCCTGAGTGATGTATTTGTGTCTGAAATTTGCATGATTTCTGGTAATTGCTTACAAAAGCCCTTCACACCCTGAAATCTTTGGATTCCTGGTAGTTTTCTCAGAGACCCCATACAGAGGATGGATGACTGAAAAAGCATAAAGCCATGTCAGACATTTGAGTAAAGCAGACGGataatttctctatttttaGGCAGAAATCTTTTTTGTGCTCTTCATTGGTTCAGGAGTTTATGATGACAGTTAAATAATCACTACGGACCTGTGGAGTGATCTTCATGGCCTTAGGGCTTCAATTCAGGTTGAGTTGACAAGCACCACTTCATAAACAATCAGCTTGTAAAACTTACCAAAATAGACATAAATATATCCTTCATAACAAATGAAGACAACATGTATTGCTAACTTGTAGGTCTGTCGCACTAACAAATATATTAACCACAtgatatattaaaacaaacttcagtctctatctaccaaaaactggatgaataaagtcttcagtctggtacTTTGGTTTCAACCCTTTTTTGTTGAAGGACAATTCTGTTTACAgtcttcataattcattttatttgttgtttctgtttggatacttaaaatgtcttccagtttcagtgttaaatgtttactagaatttaaagtttattgacctttgagaatgtgttcttgcattactATGcaattaccattatattacttgaaaatggtctcaaaacaacaatattattgtttattgcaataacttctggaacgatttatcgtccagcaaaactTGTCATGGTGACAGGCCTACTCCCTTCAACATTAGGTCTTTTCAGACCTGGATCATCTTCGTCTCCCTAACATTCTGGTTTAGTCAGAAAGGAAAAGTGCTGCAGGTGTTTGACTTGGTTGATGTAAACGATGAAACTGGGCTTGCCTGAGCAGGGCTGAGCTGGTGGTGTTTGCAGGGATCCTGCCTGGCCAGTACACCACAGTTGGCACCCTGTGACCACCCTCCCATGTAGTCCGCTTAGCTGATCCACCACCTAAGCATGCAGAAACAAAAGTTCACCTTAAAAGTAGGCAAGAGTTGACCGTGAAGCCTTCTGAGGGATTTCAGTGAGCCGATCTCAACTTCAGCTTGTTACACCTTTGCTGGTCTGCCATTTTCCAGTGAAAGGCCCAACGCTCCCTGCAAACTGGCACTTTTCTTCCCACGGGCCGTTGTCGCCTAAAGCACACAGACACTTTGCTGACTCCATCACATGATGTTCTGATTTATCACACGAGGGCAGATATGAACCCGTCCTACCAGTGAACCAGATTAGAGTATTCCCTTTATCCGTCTCATCGGCGGCAGCCTTTAACACCCCGACCAGACCGTCCAGTTCCTGCAGGCTGGCAGCGTACACCGCTTCGCCTGAAGTGTCTGCCACTACAGGGGCGAGCGGGACGTGCATGTGAGCCGACGCCACCAGGAGGAAATACGGCTCTGCTCGGGCCCTGGAACCACAGGACAACTCTGTTTCACAAAACGTGATGGataaagatttttgaaaaaaaaaacaaaaaaaaaaacataatttcctaGTGTGGAAGAGTCATGATAAAGCGACATGACATAACAGGCTGCTTATTGATTTACTTTAAGCCACGTGGTGTAACAGCATTCAGGATCAGTTTGGTGAGgttataacattttataaactagaaaatgtttatatatttggCACAAAATGGCTATTAATATGAGCAGATTTGCACTCATTTGtattaaatgtaaagaaattgtTTAATGAACTGTTTGGAAGGATTGTAGCTTGGCTTTCTTGGTTTTATTGAGATAATGAATATTAGAtatctatgtaattaattattaCAATGACTTTTCACCTATTCATGATCTGTTAAATCATAGTATTTAACTAGCACCAAACTGTCCATGGACTACAGGtggaaattagcattttttgctGTAACCCAGCTTTGTTACAGCATACAGAATACTTTTTGCTAGGTATTGTGTGTATGTCAATGATGGAAACAAATATGGTTATGATTAGAATGAATAACATGTAGCTTAATGTGTAGCTTTTTGCTTTCCAGCCACTCAAAAGCTGCAGCATTGACCGAAAAGTGAAGAGTTCGTTCACATGGCCCCCTGGTGCAGCATGGGGCCATGCTGCCTTTTAACCAACAGCTGGAAGCAGCAGGGTTCAGTGCCCTCCTCCTCATACGCTtcaagcatgcacacacaccaggAGTGTGTTATTGGTACAACTTCTGTGAAAATACGCTCTAATAAAAACACTGGAGACAACAGTGAATAGATAATAGCAATCAACTAATTCTGCTGGATGGATCTTTGATTTTCTGGGAGGTTACTACGACTGTCACAATACAAACATCAagtcaaaaagtcaaaagtagTTCATTAACTGCTGGGGTTTAGATGATGATGTGATGTGTTTGGTGAATGTTGATTTGAAAAAGTTAGGAGCAAAACTGtttaactttattctggtattaTTACAATTTTTGTTAGTATTAATACAAATTTACTCTGGTAATATGACTtcaatttggaaataaaaaaaacattttattcttaatCTGACCCTAATGCTCTGctgtaaatacataaaatgtaatcCAAAAGTTATCCAAATGTTTTGTCTGGCAGAGACCAACAGCTTGATCTGTTCTGTGTTCACTGTGTTGTACCTTGCACTGTGTATAATCCTGAGAGCAGCAGATCTATACTTGTCTGTTAGTGCCCAAAGGTTCAGCGGCTGCTCCACAATGGAGTTGTTTTCAACCAGAGGAAGTCCCACCTTGGAATAACAGCCACTGGGAACACTCCTCCTCTGTCTACAACAGGAAGACACAATAACGTATGAGGGTCTGCAAACGTAGAATTGTGGTATGATaggaaattagttttaaataaaaagtgtcttgaTTTTTCACACAAATAATTACAATAGTTTGAAGTGgcaatattatgtgttttccaggcacatagtgtcatttcatagcacaattaaataactatgttaccttaaGTTGTTAGAAAATGATGTACaagtcaaatatgacttaaaagaaacttgacattgtaatttaatacCTTAAAATTTGGcatctgtcactttaaaaactcctgtcATCATAAAAGCGCTGCTCTGTtaacacttcaacaatatttttaccAGTGCtgtactgagaagtagctcctatgatGAGCTCTGCAGAAgtccagttccaccaggtgtttgctaattgctattGGCTAGTCttaaggagctgagtgggggagttcTGGGAGAGgactgctctgtgaggtggaagcttggaaactgcagctcagaggaggactTTTGTCCTCAAAAGCCAcgctaggtccacccagacgACTTACACAActgaatggttaccatggagattaaaggctTTCTCAACAAcccatgaaagaatcaaggcaacactgcaggtatgtttttgatgagcaaatcacattataacatgatgtaaagctaaagaaaaaagattttgtatAATAATGTCCCTTCAATTTTCTCCTTTGCATGCCTTTTCAAAAAACGCTTCACACACCAAATTTGCATGAAGCGTAAACTATTATTCTTTGAAATGTCCAATATTATGACTATGCCAGAAACAGatgttaacataaaaaaataaaaaaacagtcacaCCTGATCACTTGAGGTTCTGATGAAACACAAGGGAGACACGGGGGTAGATCATATCCTGGTGTATCAGTACAGCCCATGTCATTACTGTAGGGAATGCCGAAGTAATAATCGAATCCTGTTCACAAAACAAGAACAGCCAGTCGGTTGTGGTTCGCCATTGCTAAAACAATCTGCCACAAATGGTTATaagctggttctgttggagaTTTCTTCCTGTCAAGttggagtttttcctctccactgtcgctacatgcagACTCAGTATGAAGGATTGTTGTTAAGTCAACAACACATGCtggtccaggaggagtgaatgatGTAAGTCATTGACATGATGCAATCTGCTGTGTTTCCTGAGATAGATAAAACGTTTTAACTCGTTTATTGTTTGAAAACTAGGAGCAAAATTGAATGCACGTAATGGACTTTGAATCTGTTAGTATGAACTGAAATGCTAGTAGAGAGAGGGCTGTAACTCAGCTGGTGAAGAAGAATAGCAATGATATGTTTTTTGTCACATAAGGCACAGCTGGAAGGTGGTTGGTGACCttgttttgtacatttcctGCAGCGGACGTAGCAGACGTAGGACTGTGAGGCTGGAGGTGCTCAGAAGGCCAGGCTGACTTGTCATTGCATTGAAATGGAAAGATACAGGATTGTGCAAGAAATGCAAATGCGCTCATGTTTCAATTTAAGTGATATGTAAAGACTGTAACATGATTTCTACCATTGACTGTTTCAATAGATATCAGGTATTTGCAGTTTCTCTATAAGTTTAACACAATGCTATGACAGACACCTTTTTCTGAGTAAATCAAATTTTTGGCACTAAAATAGCACCAAACCAATCAAAATCTAGGACTCTAATCAGCCTTTGAAGATATCCTGAGTTGCCTGGCAcaaagctaccagtagcagacCTTTAGGGTCCAAGTTGCCAGCTAGTGCTTCTGACGACTGTGTGTCCAGCAAGCTTTCCCGAAGCTTGTGAATTCTTTAAAGAGGAAGTCAACAAATTTTGATGGTCCTTCCTAAATCAATTTTGGAGAATGGTTGAAACAACTATCCAGCTGAAATAGGCCATTGTCATACGGGATGGCATCTTTATCAAGGGTGCCAGGATCTATCCAGAGTGTACCCTGCCTCACACCCTTTGAAACTGGCCCAAAGGGATAGACACATGGATAGATGTACTTTGTCAGCAATATAAATAGGTGGCACATACTAGTCATGgttaaatcaaattaatctaTTGTCATTTTACCATATTACTGTTGCATTGGATGTTGGGGTATCGTCTGCCTGATGGCAGCACTTCAGACAGTTCATGAAAAGAGCGTCAGGAGTCTTAAGGGCCCTGCACAGTTGGGTTGTCATGCTAAAATCGGTTCTCGTCGTTTTTGAAGCTCTTTGACAAAAATTTCGTCATTTTGTCTCGGAATGTCATGgctgtgtttgtttatgcagaAAAAACAGTCCTAACTACTTAACCTCCAGAAGACAATTTTTCAGCCAAAGAGCAGGAACAAGTCTAGTCAACAGTACATACTGCTGGACCAAAATACTGAACTCTCCTtgttcagttctgtttttggtCAGCGGGTGAATGTCCAAAAGAAGCcttatgttatttaatttattttttttggcttccaacaacatggaaaataaaataagatatcCCAGCTTGTCGATCATTACTTCCTTCTCCGACAAATGTGTGAACATATGTGTTTACTATACTGGTATAAAGCACACCTATATGCCAAAATATACCATGGCTATGATTGCAGCGGAAGGGGTTTCACGGCTCAGTGTGTCTTGTGGACCTTCAAGGTAGTGTACAAAGTGCTATGGTAGTGTTTCTCCGGTTCCACAACCACATGACCATGCATTGACGGTGTGACATCACCCTCAGATTGCTAGCCGTTGTTCTGTGCCCTGATCTTGCAGTTACTCCAATTCTCCAATGACCCTCTTAACTCCTATCATTACCCTCAGCAGATAAGCAGAGACAATGCTAAGTATAGGTGGCACTGCTCCAATCTCCAGTCAGTCCTGTACTAACTGGAATGTTAGTCAGGCAGAGGAAAGTGAACCAAGCAGCAGCCTGCAGACTAGACTCACCTCTGTTGTTTGGACTATATGGTCCATTGTGTCCGAGGTGCCATTTCCCAATAACGGCGGTGTAGTAACCAGCCTGCTGCAGCAACTGGGCCAAAGTGACTTCAGACAGAGGCAGGCCAGCCACAGAGTTCACAGCAAAGTTATGAGTCACTCCATTTCTGAGGCCATAGCGACCGGTCAGGATAGCAGCACGCGATGGAGAGCAGGTCGAAGCAGGGGAGTGGTAGTCTGTTAATctgaaaaaagtttattcataCACATATAGTTTGACATTTAAGGTCCTCTTCTAAGAGAAATACACTTGAATTACTTAGTTAACTTGTCATGGAGTCAGGGGCTCACATCTTATATATCACAAATAAAGGTTTTACCTGAGCCCTTGCTGGGCCATCTTGTTGAGGTTTGGtgtattatttgtgtgtttctccGGTTGGTTAACATCCAGATCTCCCCAGCCTATATCATCTGCCAGTACGATGATAAAGTTAGGCTTCTTTTCTGCTCTTCTTTGTGAAACTGTGTAGATCACCAGCCCAGACACCAACGTCACAGTCAGGAGCAGCTGAGATGCAGGCCTGGCCATCTTGGGATAAAAACTATGAAAAGGAACACATGTTTGACTTAGAGCTTGGCTAATATATGATAATATTCAAGAAGTTAGAGAACAAAcatcatcatgaagaccaagatgTAGAGAAATTTTAAAGGCCAACATTATGTAAAATAGACATATTcgagctttacatcatgctataatgttattcgctcatcaaaaacatacctgaagtgttgctttgattctttcatgcatgtttgagaaatcctttattctccatggcaaccattcagctgtgcaaaatgcctggatAGACCTACCACctttcagagctgcagcttctaagCTTTCAAGCTTCTTCCTAACAGAGTAGCTCTCCCCTGTGActcctcccactcagctccttcagactagccagcagcaatggGCATTTACTGAGCTCATATtagaagctacttctcagtgaaatgcttgTAAAGACATTGTTAAatggttaatagaggagccatgttgtgacgacttcctgaaggcggcatttcagaaagagcaggagtttttaaagagacagaagcccaatttcaaggcgttcaattacacagtaaaattacttttaactcatatttgatatatgtataattttttaacaactgaagttaacatagttagttgactgtgctataaaatgacactaacTGCCTGGAAAAGACATAATACATCCCCTTTAAAGCAAGGTTAGATTATAATACAATATCCCAATTTTTGAACATGTGACTGCTATGTTCAAGTCTTTAAAACTGGACTATGGAACAACAAAAACCTACAAAGACATGGTTGTCAACCTAAAGTGATTGGGAGagaattaatcagagaagcagccaagaggcccaagGCAACGATGGAGGAGTTACAGACACACACTCCACAAACCTGGACTTTTTGGGAGAGGGGCTGGAAGGAAGTCCAAAGCCATAAAAAATCCTGTCTGCAGTTTCTCCATAAGCCATGTAGGGAACAGAGAAACATGTGGAGGTATATTGGTGTATACTGACAGCTATATCTAATAAGAAAGAGTTGAATATGCCTGTTGTGGCTTATTCAAAAATAATGGTACCATTTAATCAAAAAGGGATTTATATTCAAATGGAGCAGTTTTTTTGCAGATGACTGTGagttgaattgaattaattagCTGAGCTACAATCAATAAAGTAGTCTAGTATACACCGAGGagttttcaatgtgttttaaaaccaaatgCATTAATGTTAAAATGGCAGTGCTGCGTTCTCTCGCGTAGGTAAATTGATATTGATCAAGGAATGTTCAGCCTCATATAATAATAGTTTCTCCAACAATTTCATAACGTTGGAGGTCAGAGCCACCAGCAGATTATCATTGTTCTCATGAGGGCTCAACGTTTCAGGAACTGGAAcaattacagattttattttttaaagagctgAGGCTCTGAGTGTGTGTCAAGTGAAACCTGAAAAAGTTGATGCTGTACAAGCATGAGTTcatctgcaaatgtttttaacaaaaagagaGATGCCTTGTGTACAGTTTTAAAAGCTTTGACTATGGAATCAGGTTTCGATCCTCATTCATAATTTGTATGCAACTTATTGTAAAAAATACCAGCATGTGTGCTGGACGTTCAAACAAATAGAACTTGTTTAGTTAATTTGCTTTATCAACTTATCATCAAACAGAGGTCTTCTTTTCATTCTTGTGTTAGTCAGACCCGGTATGTAGTCCTGCAGGACTTTCGTCTCAGGTCTAGGACAGCGTGTTCTTTTCCCACACGCTGTAACCAGGTTGCTCCCACCTGCCAATGAAGGTTTTGTTGAGCAGCTCTGACTCCAGAtttgaaagctgcttttttccTTGTGAATGACGACCTTTTGTGGCATAGGTAGGGCTTGTTATTTGGGCTCTTCTTGATAACAATTTTCTTGGCTATTACTGAGTCAACACACAAAGACATGTAGGCAGTTATTGACTCCGTGACAATGCTGTGTCTCTAGAAAATGTCCAATCGGTGCATAGAAATCCTCCTTTAAACTCAGGTTAGTTTGATTTAAACACAGAGGTGGGAAGAAGATGAACAACCTTACGGCGTTCACATGGTatgaaagaataataataagtcacactgaaaaaagagaataCAGCTccatcttttaaaaagaaaagatggagcTGTATCTTGATGTCACAAGTCATCAAATTAAGTTGATCCGAGttcatttattaagtttttCTAAGTTGTCAAAGGaagcaaatgtaaataaaataaagtttgataaactCCATtcaattagcaaaaaaaaaaaaaaaaacatcaaaatgaagaGGTCAGAATGGCCCAtttaaagtctggacttaaattCTGTGGTGGCACTTTAGACAGGTCAACTACGCTCTAAAGATGGTGCTGTGGCGGCGCAGGGGCagagcacaacccacatattgaggccttggtcctcatggtggtggtcgcaggttcgattcctggcctggtgacatttgccgcatcccttccccttctctcattaccctatttcctgtcaaactactttaaaataaaggccactaggttcaacaaaaccttaaaaaaactAGACTCTAAAGCACCAGCGGTTTATTAGATTTAGgggtgattatttttttcacacatttcatttcaaattgcattttgtatttactcaggttgtTTCGTGTTAAAGATTGTTGAGTGAGTTGaataatttttgctttaagGACAAAGCAGAAGGGCAAATCTTACTCATCACAATGGAAGTTTGGAAAAGTAGGTAAATATCTCAATCTTGTTAACTGATGTAGATTGTTAATCTAAAAGGACATGTTGTACATACAGAGGGCAGACATTCCAAATGTTCCAAAATTTGGGACAAACCTGGAAAACATGTGGATTTAAATAGATTTTCCACAGATTTCAACCTGAGAACCTTCAACCACCAATCAGAGTAGaccaagttttaaaaaaggcGTGTGTGAGTCTGTGGACGGTTACTACAGACTTAGAACTGGTTGCAACCAGATCCCTCCAACCCTTCTCCCTCCTCTGTATGAATGTGACTGTGTGGCACACACAGCACGCCTGTTCTCGGGGTTCACGCGTGTCTGTGGATAAATGTCTGAGAGAACATGTGGCTCATGTACAGTACGTGGGCTACCCTGCGGTCGTTCGCAGATGGAAGACAGTGGAAACAGTTGCAGCTACTCCGGTGAAGAACGGattaatttcagctgaaatTAGCATCTCTCAGGTCAGACAGAAACACTTCAAAACGAAACATTTCACAACCTGGCATGTCCTCTGTGGTTGGCTTTCATTTATCACTGCTCCATGAGTGGGCAAAAAACACTACCTTGGCTAACTGAACTGTGAATGTCTTAAAAAGGCAacgtacagatacttactgtgtCATTAAATAACAAGCACGCGACAACAAACTGGAACGAGGACATTGCGTCAAGCGCAATGTGCGCGAGGATACAACCCGAAGTCAACATCTCCTCCAAGTACACAGATAATCAGgaattttgttgtttaaaaccaacagaatgtaaaatatgactgaCTATATtagcaaatgtaaataataattataaatgaAGAAAAGCGAGAGGCGTTTGTGTGCTGGTTGATAACctgctaagaaaataaaagatcgTGCAAAAAGTTTCCGatgagggcaaaaaaaaaaaaaaaaaagtagaggaAGTAGGTTGCTTATACGTAAAATATGCAAGACTTCAAAAACATCTCCAAGTCCTGTATTTTTccatactttaaaatgtttttgtctgttaatGTCATGTTATATATGttactttattttagaaatagaTACGGGCAGCAAGTTATTCATGTCTCAAGACTTTGTCCGTTGGTACTCAAAGAAGTTTattattgtgaagtgaaaggaaaacctATCATTTTTCTTGGTGGTGGTctgatttaatatattttttaaacaaataaaaatctgaaaagtgtgttgtgAATGTGATTTTAACCTCTCCCCAGTTAAATCTGTGTAGAATCACCTTTTGCTGCTGTAATAATACTTCATAGAACTAAAACTAcgatttttttctatatattttttgatctggactttgactgggccgttcaAACTGTTCCATTGTCGTTCTGGCTTTATGTTTCAGGTTGTTGTCCTGGTGGAGGGTTAACCTCCACTCAGTCTCAAGTATAGTAATTTATCAGTTTAATTatcgttttcagtttttcattttccagcaatgtaaaaaaacattttcctcgtTTTGTGCAGCTATGCAATCCTAATATAAAACCGTAACGTTTGTAacgtaatgtgataaaatatggaaaacttCAAAGCACACCTTTCAGATATGCTTATTTAAGTTTTAACTTGATCATTTCCAAATAAATCGATATAAATATTCATATGTATGTTGTAGTAACTATTAAGATTACATAAGACATAGAACACATGGTCTCTATATGGTCAGCTTTTGTTTCGGGTTGGTAATTAATGATCATTTTCATGCATACACTGGAGGTGTATTAACATATTAACACGCTTAAATGTGGTTTTCTTGGTATTTTCtaataggagtttgttttttttttttttgttttttttttcacatttcacatcTCTGTATGTGTAACAGCATGGGACAATGGTTACTTGCCctttatgtttatttgctttgtaaataaagtgTTATGCAACTACAGCATACTATGCAGAATAAGTCTTTCATTAAAAGTTTCCAGCAGATCAAAATGAACATGGATTTACTCCACTGCACGCTTATCGTACCAACGGCAATTATGAAACCTTTTCTTGTTGCGAAACTGAACAAAGCCACGAGGGGAAATTGCATAAGTTTCATATAGTGAAGGTGAAATCTAAAATGTTACCCTTAAGAGGGAAAGTTAGAGGAATAATGCAGAAACTGCATAGTGTTGATAAAAAGATGCACATTTGTACTTGTTTACTTATTATAAGAGGATTACAGAGTTGATTACAGTTCCCCTtctgcaatttttaaaatgaaaacaaatttcattAAGTCTTTAATAAACTCATTGGAGGGTTGCAGTTGAATCATCTGGATTTTTTTGCTCAATTTTGACCCTCCTCACCCATCCCCCTCCTCAagtattaataattaattagttTCTACCTTGCAGAAAGAGGCTGAACTTCAGatacagttttttcttctctcatgACATCTATGGGCTCCGCACTGACACTGTTTCTACATTCAACATAGCTGGAAGGATGCGCAGCATGAAAACGGAGTGACATGATTACAACTAAAACTGAAGCGGTTCTGTAAAACAGATAATCTGACCTGTCAGTGAGGAGAAGCGGAGGGAGGGTCTTCGTTCTTGGAACCACTGAGGCGGGTTCTGCAGAGTCCGGCCGAACCAGCGCCAGCAGGGATTGGGACTCTAATCCGAAGCGCTCTGCTCTCACTGCGGGCTCATCGCATCCGGCAGGTGGCCAAGGTTCGGCTCCACATCGCGGACTGATCGCGGTTCAAAGGTCTGTGcatgttttggttattttctaACTGtgccaaaacataaaaataaaaaactttttttttgtttaaaatacacgtttttataatgtttttttttttgtggttgttgttttttcttcataatgataataaaagtCCCTCAAACTAACTGCGAATGgcccactttttaaaattcctaaTTTTGCGACCAATACGGTGCCTGGAGGAGGCGCCATTTCATTCTGTTCTCCTCAAATGTATACCACGTGTTTGTTAGGCTACAAATAAACACGTCTCGAATTTTCTATAAGCTTGGATGAAGTAAAAAATGATATCGTTTTCATGTCACATGATCCTAATGTTGTATCGTTTGATGTGGAGGGTTTTCAGGGAACCagtaacaaacaaacaaaaagtggcCTGTATTTCAatcacattttctattttaaaattaataactgCCCCTTTTATTTTCGTGGTTTCTGGTGAGAAAATCCCAAAACATAACTCACTTGGGCAGATTGTTGTTTATCCAGAAGCAAACCTTCTTTAAACAACACAGCTTGTTTCAATGTATCtctttaaagtaatattatttgtgaaaataattttatgaacCTCTTGCTTACTGGTGCAAGACATTAGCATGTTCAGCTACAGCAACATCATGCTGTAGTTGAACTAACTAGATGTATTTCAGCAATGCCTTTGAAGAAGTGAATCTCATTCACAAAGTAATATATAacaagtatttatttctgtaaacacTGATGGTTATGGTTCACAGGATCTCATGGGAAATCTCATTTGATAATCTTCTCACATAATGTTGATTGAAAGTCAGTCATGCTTCATTTGTAACA
Encoded proteins:
- the arsg gene encoding arylsulfatase G isoform X4 is translated as MARPASQLLLTVTLVSGLVIYTVSQRRAEKKPNFIIVLADDIGWGDLDVNQPEKHTNNTPNLNKMAQQGLRLTDYHSPASTCSPSRAAILTGRYGLRNGVTHNFAVNSVAGLPLSEVTLAQLLQQAGYYTAVIGKWHLGHNGPYSPNNRGFDYYFGIPYSNDMGCTDTPGYDLPPCLPCVSSEPQVIRQRRSVPSGCYSKVGLPLVENNSIVEQPLNLWALTDKYRSAALRIIHSARARAEPYFLLVASAHMHVPLAPVVADTSGEAVYAASLQELDGLVGVLKAAADETDKGNTLIWFTGDNGPWEEKCQFAGSVGPFTGKWQTSKGGGSAKRTTWEGGHRVPTVVYWPGRIPANTTSSALLSGMDIFPTVLSLAGVAPPADRRYDGIDASGVLLRGEQSGHEFLFHPNSGAAGKFGDLQTVRAGKHKAFYITGGAAACSGGTGQEQLHNPPLIFDLDREEAEETPLQFATAEYRVIAERVARKREELLWDIATDGSVSTADYSQDELAAPCCDRREAVCRCHTVC
- the arsg gene encoding arylsulfatase G isoform X2, giving the protein MKESKQHFSFYPKMARPASQLLLTVTLVSGLVIYTVSQRRAEKKPNFIIVLADDIGWGDLDVNQPEKHTNNTPNLNKMAQQGLRLTDYHSPASTCSPSRAAILTGRYGLRNGVTHNFAVNSVAGLPLSEVTLAQLLQQAGYYTAVIGKWHLGHNGPYSPNNRGFDYYFGIPYSNDMGCTDTPGYDLPPCLPCVSSEPQVIRQRRSVPSGCYSKVGLPLVENNSIVEQPLNLWALTDKYRSAALRIIHSARARAEPYFLLVASAHMHVPLAPVVADTSGEAVYAASLQELDGLVGVLKAAADETDKGNTLIWFTGDNGPWEEKCQFAGSVGPFTGKWQTSKGGGSAKRTTWEGGHRVPTVVYWPGRIPANTTSSALLSGMDIFPTVLSLAGVAPPADRRYDGIDASGVLLRGEQSGHEFLFHPNSGAAGKFGDLQTVRAGKHKAFYITGGAAACSGGTGQEQLHNPPLIFDLDREEAEETPLQFATAEYRVIAERVARKREELLWDIATDGSVSTADYSQDELAAPCCDRREAVCRCHTVC
- the arsg gene encoding arylsulfatase G isoform X3 yields the protein MTHFYPKMARPASQLLLTVTLVSGLVIYTVSQRRAEKKPNFIIVLADDIGWGDLDVNQPEKHTNNTPNLNKMAQQGLRLTDYHSPASTCSPSRAAILTGRYGLRNGVTHNFAVNSVAGLPLSEVTLAQLLQQAGYYTAVIGKWHLGHNGPYSPNNRGFDYYFGIPYSNDMGCTDTPGYDLPPCLPCVSSEPQVIRQRRSVPSGCYSKVGLPLVENNSIVEQPLNLWALTDKYRSAALRIIHSARARAEPYFLLVASAHMHVPLAPVVADTSGEAVYAASLQELDGLVGVLKAAADETDKGNTLIWFTGDNGPWEEKCQFAGSVGPFTGKWQTSKGGGSAKRTTWEGGHRVPTVVYWPGRIPANTTSSALLSGMDIFPTVLSLAGVAPPADRRYDGIDASGVLLRGEQSGHEFLFHPNSGAAGKFGDLQTVRAGKHKAFYITGGAAACSGGTGQEQLHNPPLIFDLDREEAEETPLQFATAEYRVIAERVARKREELLWDIATDGSVSTADYSQDELAAPCCDRREAVCRCHTVC
- the arsg gene encoding arylsulfatase G isoform X1 produces the protein MSLRFHAAHPSSYVECRNSVSAEPIDVMREEKTVSEVQPLSASFYPKMARPASQLLLTVTLVSGLVIYTVSQRRAEKKPNFIIVLADDIGWGDLDVNQPEKHTNNTPNLNKMAQQGLRLTDYHSPASTCSPSRAAILTGRYGLRNGVTHNFAVNSVAGLPLSEVTLAQLLQQAGYYTAVIGKWHLGHNGPYSPNNRGFDYYFGIPYSNDMGCTDTPGYDLPPCLPCVSSEPQVIRQRRSVPSGCYSKVGLPLVENNSIVEQPLNLWALTDKYRSAALRIIHSARARAEPYFLLVASAHMHVPLAPVVADTSGEAVYAASLQELDGLVGVLKAAADETDKGNTLIWFTGDNGPWEEKCQFAGSVGPFTGKWQTSKGGGSAKRTTWEGGHRVPTVVYWPGRIPANTTSSALLSGMDIFPTVLSLAGVAPPADRRYDGIDASGVLLRGEQSGHEFLFHPNSGAAGKFGDLQTVRAGKHKAFYITGGAAACSGGTGQEQLHNPPLIFDLDREEAEETPLQFATAEYRVIAERVARKREELLWDIATDGSVSTADYSQDELAAPCCDRREAVCRCHTVC